A section of the Sceloporus undulatus isolate JIND9_A2432 ecotype Alabama chromosome 3, SceUnd_v1.1, whole genome shotgun sequence genome encodes:
- the LOC121926446 gene encoding presenilins-associated rhomboid-like protein, mitochondrial, which translates to MAWSCCSRVWVRQELWGSRTRGRRFTLYPYAQQKNGFRRPAQKSDPHRSNLEAGAKPQKSGLSPAVQDPAFHKSSRSAKKLVKPFIFTVGFSGCAFGSAAIWQYEHLKARVQNYFEDARADWMDRMRPQKGLNFRRQV; encoded by the exons ATGGCGTGGAGCTGCTGTTCTCGTGTGTGGGTCAGGCAGGAGTTGTGGGGGAGCCGAACCCGAGGGCGCAG GTTTACTTTGTATCCATATGCACAACAGAAAAATGGGTTCAGAAGACCAGCACAGAAGAGTGATCCTCATAGGTCAAACTTGGAAGCTGGCGCTAAACCACAGAAAAGTGGTTTGTCTCCTGCAGTTCAGGACCCAGCCTTTCACAAATCTTCTCGTTCAGCGAAGAAGCTTGTGAAGCCATTCATCTTCACAGTCGGG TTTTCAGGCTGTGCTTTTGGATCAGCTGCTATTTGGCAATATGAACATCTCAAAGCTAGGGTCCAGAACTATTTTGAAGATGCTCGAGCAGACTGGATGGACAGAATGCGCCCACAGAAAGGGCTGAACTTCAGAAGGCAGGTATAA